GTGGTGGTGCTGAACACCCAACCTCCACCGACAGATGGTTGAATCCCCTGGGCCATGCGTGGGCAATTTGAGTCTTTAGTCCATCTCTGAACAAGGTGCTTCTAACTGGCTCCCTTTTTCTCCCATTCCTGCCAAGGAATAAAGGCAAATTAGTCAAAATGCAAATCAGGCAAGCCACAGTAGCCATAATGTGCACGGGATCGACGTGATCCTCTGGTCCCCAAGTGGTTTTGGCTGCAGGGTGGGTCAGGGATATCTTTAAGTTATGGACAATGcatatatttattcatttaaattgtAGGAAAGGCAAACACAGGTGAAAAGACTGGAAGAAGAGCAGGCTGACGTGCTCTGAATTGTGTTGGTTGGGGGTGTTTTCCAGACATGAGACCCCCCCCACAACCCCATCCCGCCACAGCCAGTTTGCTCCAGTGCCAGAAGGGAAAAGCAGCGGCTGTCCCAGAtggattttcctgctgcaccTTACCTTAGCTTTCTGTAGGACTGTTCCCTTCCCCGTGACCATAACAGATAAAGGCCGGTTTTTCAAAGCCGTTGCTGAATTGACCGGGGAGTTCTCTGCGCTGTTTGCTGGGCTGGCACTTTTTGCCTGAACCTAcaataaaaatcacacagaTGGTTATGACTACAGACCACTGAGAGAGATTGCTGCCTTTTCTCACCATCTCCTGGTCACAGTGTCATCCCACTCCCACGGAGGCACATTCTTTCAGTGACATGCCAAAATCAAAAAAACACCAGTTTATggtgtgtttgggttttgagTACTCTAGAAATGGAGATACAGAGCAGGGTGCAAGTGGTGGAGATCTCCCTTTCACGAGAAACAAGTTTCCAAGAAGGAATCTAGCTGCCTGAATCTCCTCCTGCAAAAACCATCTCTTAGCTCAGCCaagtgcaggaggagctgagtCCAGACCTGTACGGCTCTGGAGGGTGTTGCTGAAGGTCCCACAGAAAATACAACCACTCTCTTGAACCCCACCCATCTTTCACTTCCCCATTACTGCTGACACCTCATAAGATTATTATTACAttatgtatattatatataacaATTCATACATATAAGTTACACATATTATACTAATTATGCTCTTactaattattaatttttaagcagGCCAAGACTGTGTGACACCTAGCTGCCAGAAAGCTGCTGTGCATGCCAGGGGTGCCCCACATACCCGTGGGGCTGTGTTCTCCAGGTGTGTGGTGTCCACTGCAGTCCCCAGTGTCACCGGGCCGGACTCTGCCTTCTTCAGGTTCTCTTTCACCTCCACCAGGCTCAGCTCCAGGTCCACCCTCTggctttccttccttttgcacTCTTCGTCtatctccctcagcctctgctccaggctcttGTCTGTGAAGGGAAAGGAATCTTGGTGCCTGCTGGGAACCTGGGGAGCTcctgaggggagcagggatcAGGGCACGTCCTGCACATTTTCCTCGTGTTTCACCCCAAGGGGGACTGTGGCTCTTGCTCTAGTGCAATCTGGGTTACGCGGTTTGGCTCAAAGCACCGGGTTCCCCCATCCCTTCTGGTCCCAGGAGGGCCAGGTTCCTTGGCCCCTCTTTCTCCACGGCCCCACCTCGGCTCATTTCCACACATCCCACCTTGCCCTGCTCCACCTGTGCTGGCACCAAGCATTTCCTTCAGCTCCCGTCTCTCCTTGCGCAGCTGGGTGAGCTGAGCTCGGATTtcatccttctccttctccagccGTTCCTTCTCCTCTGTGAACCGTTTCACCTCTGCCTCTGTCCTGTTCTTGCCCAGCTTGgtttccactgctgctgctgggaacacAGATCACCACCAACAAGCTCagtcagggggaaaaaaagcaggagggagaagaCCTTTCCAGAGGGTTGAAAAGGAACAAGGGAAGGTCTGAAAAGTCACCAACCACTAGAGTCAGCACACAGAAGTCAAACCACAGGGCGCCACCTCTCATGAAGCACCCTCGGGCTCACTCACCTGGCAGTGGCATCTTGGGCCGGTGTGCAGGCACCAGCTGGGGGCTGCCCGCTGGAACTGCGCCCGCTGGCACCTCGGGGGCCACCTGGGGCAAGGCAAcgctctgctgctggctctggatTTTGACAGCAGGCACCCGTGGCACAGCCTCCTCGGGCTCTGGCTTCTCTGGGAGTTTCTGGAAAGGAGGAACGAAGCGGGACGATGAGGTGCAGGGAACGGGCGCAGTGATTAAGCCTGGCCTGGCGTCACAGTTTGGACAGTACCTGCTCCGAGGTCTCTGCTGCCTTAGTACAGGGCTCAGCTTCCTTAGCCATGGGGGCTGTCTCAGCTGtgctctctggggcagccttgTTGGCAGCCCTTTCCAGAGATGGTGAGCCCAGGGGTGAAGACTGGCATGACATCTTGCCAGCACAATGTAGTAAGGACTTCACCGGGGTGAGATCCAGATACACTCTGTCTTGGTCCCCCTCCACTTTGCTCTCACTCTTGGGTGCTTCTTCCTGCAAAAGAGACCATCTGCTGCAACCAGATGTACAAGAAACATCTcgctgcacagcagcactctCTCAGGCAACCTGGAGTATTTTCCACAAATCTTAGAGGAGCTAAAATGCCAGTCTCTGAGTCATTCCACGGAGGGCTTTTTGAAGGCCCTTCCTGTTTCCCCCCAACGGGTCtctgatggcagcagcagctccatgcaAGGTTATCACACTGCTGTACATCCAGCAGCACATGCCACGTTCTTTGCCTTTCCTGAGGTAACAGTCCCACTCCCAGCATGACCCATTGTTCTTGTCCTTTCACACAGGACTTGCTCTTACAGGCATAAAAACGAACTTTGAAAGGCTAGGCTCCAAAACGCCCACTATCACCGAATAATCCATGCTGTTTGCTGAGGAAAACTGTGGAATTTTATCCCAGCTACCTGAGGATCCCTACAGCCCCTTTCTGGAAACCTCTCTCCCATTCCTTAGCAGCTCCCCTCCACCACTTGGTTCTGCTCCATTGCAAAGGCCAGCATttccccaggggctgggagtCCACCACTGCTGGGAAAAGCCCCCCTTTAACTTCTGGAGACTCCCCATGGCCAGATGTTTGCCACAGACTCCCAGAGCTCGCTGCAGCAGGGCATCTGTCTTACCACAGGCAGGTCTGGCAGATCCACATCGTCGTACAGCTCGTCCTGCTGCACCCTGCCCTTGGGCAGGTTGTCGATGTAGGCATTGGGCTCAGAGTATTTCCTCTGCATTAGGCTGTGAACAGGCACCAGGACATCCCATCAGGGGGAATGGATTTGCTGCAcggctctgcagcactgcattTTTAGACAACTGAAAACACCAGCCCTGAGGTCTGGGCAAGGCCAGGCAGCCAGGTGCAGgaggggagaaggcagagccCTACAGAGCAGCGTGGccctgttgctgctgctgctcgtTAAGCAGCACCCACCAGAGTGGGGCTGTATTTCCCCTGGGCTCTTTCCTTTCTCGCCCAGccctcaggcacagcagcacagtcCCCCTGCCCCAGTGGCACCATGGACTGCGTGGCTGAGAGCCCAGCCTGCTTTGGCAGCAGCCACTCGGGCATGTACCCCGTGGCAAGCTGCAGCTCGGGCCAGATGCACCCTGGTGGGACAGCAAGGGCTCTCCTGTCCCAAAAGAAAGTGACTGAGCTGCGGCTGGGAATTTACCACCCACTTCCACGACAGCCAACCTCCCACAAGTGGAGGCCCCCTGCTCTGGCTTGCTTCCCCTCCACCAGCCCCACGCAGCCCCCACCCATTACCAGGGACTCACAAGAAGGAATTCTTCGCGGCGCTCACGATGCACGACACCCTGTCAGCGTCCACGTAATCGTAGGTAAATTCCTCCGGGTCTGTTTTCGAGCCCGACTCCGacaagagcagccccagccagtGGCCCATCTCCTCTGAGGACTTTGCCTGCAGGGTGAGCAGACACACaggacaggctgcagcagcGGCTCCTCTGCACTCTCAGGGCTGATGCCGGATTAGATCGGGTTGGGAAGCATGCTGGCAATCCCCTGGGCTTCCAAGGGGAAAGATGAACTGCTGGGTAATTATAATAAACCTGAGGCTGTGTGAAAAGTACAGCTCTCTGTATGGACCGATTCAAAAATTTGGCAGCTACAGCAATGCAGCTctttgctctgctccttcctaAAATTTCTAGTCAGTCTGCATTTTCCCTTCAGTGCTCTGACTCAGCTGTCTACAAGAGTAAGGGAGGTCTCTGGGGCCGGAgatgctggcagggagcagctttgGGTGAGGAAGGCGTGCGGGTTTTATTTTGCACCAGCAGAGTGCAGCAATGGGATTGCCAAAACAGAGGCAAGGAGACCCGAGCCTGCGAGGTCCCGTTGCCAGAGCACAAACCCCTTCCACGGTTCTTTGcagaagggagaggagaagagaagagtTTAAAGCAACAGAGTCTTTGTTGCTTTAACATGGTCAGTACCCAATCCCCAGCTATGGTGAGCAGTCTGACGTTTGCAACATGAAGAGTTAAACTCTGTGCCATGATGTCAGCTGTAGCAAATTGCCACATGCACCTCCCAGTGCAGGGGACTCCACCTGAAGCGAGGAGAAATTGGCTGATGCAGCCACTTTTTGCACTGATTTCAGGAGTCAGAGCAGTAACCACAAAGTAAAATTCAAGGCAAGTGAATATATATACACTTTCCAAAGTGGAAAGTATATTTTAAGCTTTCAGTCTGTTTTAGCAGAGACTTCAGCCCCTGGGAAGCCTGCCAGCCAGCCAGTCCATCCATGGAGTCTGACACTGAGTCTGACATCCCAACAAAATACAGACTCTTCCATTCAACAAAATGTGAATTTTCCCAGCACCTCTTCTTCCTatctgtaattgggtgaaatTTCTTAGATACAGCCATACCCTGAAtcagaaactaaagaaaaacatcttccaATTTCATGGCATGCCCTCAAAGTCAGTTGTTTAGCTATAAATATTCCACCCACtggaaaaatacaggaaattgcTCACATTGTCCACCTCCTACTATAATCATGCTGTCGTCAGAGAGAAGTAAGATTAGAGATAAACAGTCCTGGATGCAGGCAAAGGAAAGTAACAGATGGAGATGAATTCACTTGCACTTTCGGAGCAGATCTGCGATAGGCTTACCTGAGATGTGTGACCCACAGCTTTGGGGCTCTGTTGTCAAAAGATGAAGTTCTCTGTTCCTCCTAACCACAGCCTTAAATCCCTAAAGTGGCATTCTTCTAACATTAACCATCTGCAATGCACTCCACAGAACCTAATTATCCAAGGCTATCCTGCAGTCGGGGGAGAGAGATGGGAATCTCCAGATGAGTGCCTAAGGTGAAGGCTGAATGGTCCCTCTGGAGGTGCCAGCATCAGACACAGCCTGGATTACCAGCGAGGTGGGACACGTTCCAGGTGAACCAAAGTCCTGCTCTTCAGGTTCTGTTTTGTTGCACTGAGGTTCCCCTGGAGGAACTCATTGGCATTTACCCCTCCTAAGGCACCCAAGCTGAGGATTTTAAGCAGAGCTTTCTCAGAGATATACACCCTACCTCCAAAACAAGCCGTTCCTCCCCGTTGTGCAGGATGCGGAAGGAGTAAAGGTGATCAGGGCTCGGCTCCGGGATGATTTCACAACCTGCCAAACTCAGGGGCTGCTGAGCCAGTTTGCTTCTGTTCTTGTCCTGGTAGAAATGGAGGTGCCCATCTTTTATCTGACACCACCGCGACTTCCACTGGCTGTTCACCAGCACATTCAGGTAACCTGCGAGTAAGCACAGCTTACTTAGACACGTTTTCCACTTAATCCATTAAAATCTGTGTGCCTGGGGATGCCTAATGGGTAACTTATGAGATGACTACACAATGGAAAGCCACAGGGACCGATAAAGAGCAAAAGCACAAAGACAAGCTGTCCTATCCATCCAAAACAGGGTGAAAAGGGTAAAAATCTTGAAAATGAGACCCTTGAGAATCAGGATAGGTTTGGAGCAGCAAGTTGGCTGCAGATGGTTGGACAAAGTTGGTCCCAGGTGGTAAATACAAGCTGACCCTCACAactctccctgggcagcacaaatgccctgtgtgtgcatgtgtggtATTACCCACCCTTCCTCATGGGTCACCCTGAGGGCCACAGGCACCACAATCTGCATGGATTTGCAGGCAGGACCACCTGGCACAGGAACGTTTGAGGAGGATGATGCCTGGGTGctcatcctgccctgcacaCTGAGATCCAAATCCCTGCAGAGGGACTCATGCTGCCACTTACTTGAAGTCTCCAGGGACCTCTCTGGGCTATCCAGGGAGCTGGACTTCTTCCTCCCGAGGTTCATCAGGTTGCTCAGTTTCAGGCCAGTTGTGCCCTTCTTCTTAACTAccagaaatgaaaaagacaCATGCAtggctttcccagctcccagcctgctgtcccagctgggggtcctgcccccacctCACACACTTCCCTTGCAGAGGGCAAACCTGTGactcagggacaggctggaaaaGTCCAAAGCCCAGGGAGTTCAGGAGCAAGATGGCACCAGTAAGATCAGTTAGGGATTTGTGGAAGATGCTAATCTGTATTGTTTTACACGTGGGTTGGCTCTGACCAAAGGCcagtccctgcaggagcagtgggaggTGCTTGCACAGCTCTTGCTGGGCAGGTACCAAACTCTCTTCACTTTCCTACACCACAAACAATTTAATTAAGAACCGTTACCCATAAACATTTACTGTATTCAAGTCTTTTCCTCTCTAAAACAGGGACACAAggtgggagggggggaaagTTTGTTATGTCCAAAGAGCCTCTTCAACATTCTCTTCAACACTTTCATGTGCCTCTTCAACATTCTCCTAACTGAGCACATCAGCCAGTGTTTGAATAAGCTTATGGAATCAACAGGTAATCCTGGTAAGAATATCAAATTCCAAGGCATACACAGCTTTCATCAGGTCTGTTTGAGGAggcagtggcaggagctgcagaagccCTGGCCCCATGCAGGGTCAAGGGCCCGTTTTCCCTGTCATTCCCAGGGCAAAGTTTTACCATCTTTTGTCTCAGCTGCCTCGGTGTGGCCGTCGGTGCTGCTCCCGCTCTCGGAGGCTGCAGAGTATCTCTCAGACACCTCCACCTGTCAACAAGCACCAGGCACAAGCTCCACAGATGCAGGTGACCCATTCTTCCAGCCAGAACATGCTGCAAGGacccttttccccttctcccataTTATGAGGTCCCACTCTACAGCAGATGCTTTCACCCAGACATCCCCAGTCAGCCCACTCACACTGTGCCTTCCCATTGTGCCTGAACGTGCCCCACCCCAGCGGGGATCACCTCTGAGGAGACACAGTGGCACCACTGGTGCCACCCTGCAGCCTCCTaccctgcagcctggctggtggGGGCATTTGACAGTCCCTGTAGGGTGCCTGGGCACAGGAACCAGCCAGATGCCCAACAGGTCCATTTTGGGTGTCCATCAGAGACTTAGGAAAGCCTCTTTGTCCTCCCACTGTTTAGGAacaagctgctcccaggggagTGTCACCTAAATCCGGACTAGAGGTGGCCAAGCCCTGGCACCCAAGGGTCAATGTCCCTCCCAAAGCTCTTGGTGAACACAACCATCCCACTGGATGAGATAGTAGCTGCTGCCCTGGATAGTGGGTAGCCAAATGCTGAGTTAGTCTGGGAGGAAAGATATGGCAACAAAATTAagatgcaaaggaaaataaagatggTTCCAAGAATGCTCCTTCTCAGCGGCACAGAGGTCTGGTTTCACTCATATCAGTCCTTGCTTACCTAAAATTAAGGCACCTACACTACTATCTATTGAAGGAACAGGGCAGGAAAGCCCAAGTGTTAGTTCTGCCTGTAGAGGCAAGATGTACCTTTGGGTAACTGAGACGCTGTGAGTCTGGGATGTACTGGTTGCCTTCACTGCCTCCTTCACAGAGCAGGCCACTGGTCTCTTGGATTACCTGTGCAGAAGGGAAAGCCAAAGCCTGTGAGACAGCTGCAGTAAGAGGATCAGTTAATCTCCCCCAGCTAGGACAGGCAAAACCACATCAGCCTGGGACACCCATGGTTTACTGTCCCTGTGACCCTGGGGACTGTCCTGGTGTTGCATGAGGCATCCAGCAGAAACTGCTGGATCCAAGTCACTGGGAGAGGCTGCCAGCAAAGGCAGCCCTGGCGTCTCACAGCCCCGTGGTGTCCTGGGCTCCAGGAGGCTCCTCCTCGTGCTGCTGTCTCAGGGGAAGGGCTACACTGACCCCTGCCCTTGGCCAATTCATGCTGGGCACCCACCCCAGACATTTCACCCCCCCgccacagcagctgggctgggaggtcCCCATGTGGCCTCCAGCAcactgaaggcagcagggagctgcaggaagaatcTATCCCACGACATGAAAATGAAGTGGTATATTTGTATAAAGGCTTGCAATGAGGAAGGGAGCCAGAGCACACAAGGACAGGGCTGAGATAAGATCTGTTCTCCCAGCAACGCATGGGAGCACCAGTGGGACAAGTCCTGGAGGTGTCACTGACCCTGAGCCACTGCTCTGCCTGGTCtttgctctgcagccccagcacgaTGACATCAGCGTTCGTGGGGATGATCTTCAGCTTGTGCTCTTTCTTCCTCACTTGCTTTTCCTTGTGAATGACAGTGCAGCCCAGCAAATTCACGTCGAGCTGGGGGTTGTGGTCTTTGGAGCTCTTGTAGCACTGGGGAAGGAGGATGGGAACAGgtgagaggcagaggaggaatcTTCCTGCTCACTGCCATGAGCTCAACCCCATAAGTGACTCATGCAGCCACGTGCATTAAGTGCACTGAACACAGGAAGGTCCCACAGTTCTAAAAAGTCTGCACAGAGCATGCACAGGAGATCCCTGTATGTACAGGTACACATACGTCTGACTGCATGCATATATAGTCTGAAATACCTTTTACTGACACAGGATCAATTATGTGGTTAGCCTCTGGGATAAGTGTCCCTTCTGCTCAACCACTGCAAAAATCTTCCCTAGAAAGTATCCCTAGACATTTTGGGGGATTGGGATTTTGGTCACAAATGTATCCTTGTGCCCCCTTCAGCAATCCCATGCCCATGTTCCTTTTGAAAATGGAGTAAGATCCCCAAATCTCCAGGACATGGTTTCTGAAGCATCCTTTTTAGGGGTACTTTGTTTTTTGCCAGTTCATTAACGTGGCCTGAGGTGCCACTTTCTTCCTCAGCTCATAAAAGCAGATAATTTTAGACAGAGAGTATCTGCTCACCAGCAACCTGCTGTCCTTGATAACACACAGCTGTTTTGCCCACTGTCCCAGCCACTTCTTTCTCCACAGGAAGGCGCAGATGCGGGCGTCCTTCATCAGCTCAATGGTGGCCTCTGGGGATGGCCACTGATGGGTTGCTGACTTGCCTTTGCTGCTCTCTTCCTCATCGTAAGATTCGTAGGAACTACTAACAGCTTCACCATCTTCTACAACAAAAGCACAGCTCTATCATGAAATCCATTTTTAGAACAACTCTGAGCCAAACGCTTCCCTCAGCCATGCTCACACATGCACAAGCTCCCAGTGCAGGGACGTGTCTTTTGAGGATCTCCTACAGGAGGATAATTAGTAGGAAAATTACCCTCATagatccttttttctttctagccCAATATGAATCTCATTGCAGTATTTTGTGCCTAATAGCCTCTGTTAGCAAACACTCAAAAGACACTTCCCAGCTGACCACAAATTTGGGAACATTCCTTTAGACATTTCCCGATGTTTGCTGCTTGCCCCCCAAAGATGCTTTTACTACTTTCCATTTCAAGCCAAACACGCACAATCTTTAAGGCAACAGCAAGCTACAATCAGCCCTTGTCCTCTAAATGACAGAAGCAAAAATGGTATTTGCAAGGCCATGCAGCAAGCAATGATCTATTGTATTTGAGATGTCATTCACTTCCCCTCTCTGGTCTAACAGGTCCCTCTCTCTCTACTCAGCATCTAAGGGACAGCAAGGGGCTTTGAAGTAAACACTG
This portion of the Hirundo rustica isolate bHirRus1 chromosome 8, bHirRus1.pri.v3, whole genome shotgun sequence genome encodes:
- the AFAP1L2 gene encoding actin filament-associated protein 1-like 2 isoform X4, giving the protein MEKYKALEQLLTELEDFLRILDKENLSSTAVVKKSFLSDLLKVYTKSSGGDEEYIYMNKVTVHKQQGDQEKQDKVLDRKNSLPNGDSGLHLSPPQKGLPDLPPPKILETKQPPVPKIESPEGYYEEAEPYDVSVNEDGEAVSSSYESYDEEESSKGKSATHQWPSPEATIELMKDARICAFLWRKKWLGQWAKQLCVIKDSRLLCYKSSKDHNPQLDVNLLGCTVIHKEKQVRKKEHKLKIIPTNADVIVLGLQSKDQAEQWLRVIQETSGLLCEGGSEGNQYIPDSQRLSYPKVEVSERYSAASESGSSTDGHTEAAETKDVKKKGTTGLKLSNLMNLGRKKSSSLDSPERSLETSSYLNVLVNSQWKSRWCQIKDGHLHFYQDKNRSKLAQQPLSLAGCEIIPEPSPDHLYSFRILHNGEERLVLEAKSSEEMGHWLGLLLSESGSKTDPEEFTYDYVDADRVSCIVSAAKNSFFLMQRKYSEPNAYIDNLPKGRVQQDELYDDVDLPDLPVEEAPKSESKVEGDQDRVYLDLTPVKSLLHCAGKMSCQSSPLGSPSLERAANKAAPESTAETAPMAKEAEPCTKAAETSEQKLPEKPEPEEAVPRVPAVKIQSQQQSVALPQVAPEVPAGAVPAGSPQLVPAHRPKMPLPAAAVETKLGKNRTEAEVKRFTEEKERLEKEKDEIRAQLTQLRKERRELKEMLGASTDKSLEQRLREIDEECKRKESQRVDLELSLVEVKENLKKAESGPVTLGTAVDTTHLENTAPRVQAKSASPANSAENSPVNSATALKNRPLSVMVTGKGTVLQKAKEWEKKGAS
- the AFAP1L2 gene encoding actin filament-associated protein 1-like 2 isoform X1, coding for MEKYKALEQLLTELEDFLRILDKENLSSTAVVKKSFLSDLLKVYTKSSGGDEEYIYMNKVTVHKQQGDQEKQDKVLDRKNSLPNGDSGLHLSPPQKGLPDLPPPKILETKQPPVPKIESPEGYYEEAEPYDVSVNEDGEAVSSSYESYDEEESSKGKSATHQWPSPEATIELMKDARICAFLWRKKWLGQWAKQLCVIKDSRLLCYKSSKDHNPQLDVNLLGCTVIHKEKQVRKKEHKLKIIPTNADVIVLGLQSKDQAEQWLRVIQETSGLLCEGGSEGNQYIPDSQRLSYPKVEVSERYSAASESGSSTDGHTEAAETKDVKKKGTTGLKLSNLMNLGRKKSSSLDSPERSLETSSYLNVLVNSQWKSRWCQIKDGHLHFYQDKNRSKLAQQPLSLAGCEIIPEPSPDHLYSFRILHNGEERLVLEAKSSEEMGHWLGLLLSESGSKTDPEEFTYDYVDADRVSCIVSAAKNSFFLMQRKYSEPNAYIDNLPKGRVQQDELYDDVDLPDLPVEEAPKSESKVEGDQDRVYLDLTPVKSLLHCAGKMSCQSSPLGSPSLERAANKAAPESTAETAPMAKEAEPCTKAAETSEQKLPEKPEPEEAVPRVPAVKIQSQQQSVALPQVAPEVPAGAVPAGSPQLVPAHRPKMPLPAAAVETKLGKNRTEAEVKRFTEEKERLEKEKDEIRAQLTQLRKERRELKEMLGASTGGAGQDKSLEQRLREIDEECKRKESQRVDLELSLVEVKENLKKAESGPVTLGTAVDTTHLENTAPRVQAKSASPANSAENSPVNSATALKNRPLSVMVTGKGTVLQKAKEWEKKGAS
- the AFAP1L2 gene encoding actin filament-associated protein 1-like 2 isoform X3; the encoded protein is MEKYKALEQLLTELEDFLRILDKENLSSTAVVKKSFLSDLLKVYTKSSGGDEEYIYMNKVTVHKQQGDQEKQDKVLDRKNSLPNGDSGLHLSPPQKGLPDLPPPKILETKQPPVPKIESPEGYYEEAEPYDVSVNDGEAVSSSYESYDEEESSKGKSATHQWPSPEATIELMKDARICAFLWRKKWLGQWAKQLCVIKDSRLLCYKSSKDHNPQLDVNLLGCTVIHKEKQVRKKEHKLKIIPTNADVIVLGLQSKDQAEQWLRVIQETSGLLCEGGSEGNQYIPDSQRLSYPKVEVSERYSAASESGSSTDGHTEAAETKDVKKKGTTGLKLSNLMNLGRKKSSSLDSPERSLETSSYLNVLVNSQWKSRWCQIKDGHLHFYQDKNRSKLAQQPLSLAGCEIIPEPSPDHLYSFRILHNGEERLVLEAKSSEEMGHWLGLLLSESGSKTDPEEFTYDYVDADRVSCIVSAAKNSFFLMQRKYSEPNAYIDNLPKGRVQQDELYDDVDLPDLPVEEAPKSESKVEGDQDRVYLDLTPVKSLLHCAGKMSCQSSPLGSPSLERAANKAAPESTAETAPMAKEAEPCTKAAETSEQKLPEKPEPEEAVPRVPAVKIQSQQQSVALPQVAPEVPAGAVPAGSPQLVPAHRPKMPLPAAAVETKLGKNRTEAEVKRFTEEKERLEKEKDEIRAQLTQLRKERRELKEMLGASTGGAGQDKSLEQRLREIDEECKRKESQRVDLELSLVEVKENLKKAESGPVTLGTAVDTTHLENTAPRVQAKSASPANSAENSPVNSATALKNRPLSVMVTGKGTVLQKAKEWEKKGAS
- the AFAP1L2 gene encoding actin filament-associated protein 1-like 2 isoform X2, whose product is MEKYKALEQLLTELEDFLRILDKENLSSTAVVKKSFLSDLLKVYTKSSGGDEEYIYMNKVTVHKQQGDQEKQDKVLDRKNSLPNGDSGLHLSPPQKGLPDLPPPKILETKQPPVPKIESPEGYYEEAEPYDVSVNEDGEAVSSSYESYDEEESSKGKSATHQWPSPEATIELMKDARICAFLWRKKWLGQWAKQLCVIKDSRLLCYKSSKDHNPQLDVNLLGCTVIHKEKQVRKKEHKLKIIPTNADVIVLGLQSKDQAEQWLRVIQETSGLLCEGGSEGNQYIPDSQRLSYPKVEVSERYSAASESGSSTDGHTEAAETKDVKKKGTTGLKLSNLMNLGRKKSSSLDSPERSLETSSYLNVLVNSQWKSRWCQIKDGHLHFYQDKNRSKLAQQPLSLAGCEIIPEPSPDHLYSFRILHNGEERLVLEAKSSEEMGHWLGLLLSESGSKTDPEEFTYDYVDADRVSCIVSAAKNSFFLMQRKYSEPNAYIDNLPKGRVQQDELYDDVDLPDLPVEEAPKSESKVEGDQDRVYLDLTPVKSLLHCAGKMSCQSSPLGSPSLERAANKAAPESTAETAPMAKEAEPCTKAAETSEQKLPEKPEPEEAVPRVPAVKIQSQQQSVALPQVAPEVPAGAVPAGSPQLVPAHRPKMPLPAAVETKLGKNRTEAEVKRFTEEKERLEKEKDEIRAQLTQLRKERRELKEMLGASTGGAGQDKSLEQRLREIDEECKRKESQRVDLELSLVEVKENLKKAESGPVTLGTAVDTTHLENTAPRVQAKSASPANSAENSPVNSATALKNRPLSVMVTGKGTVLQKAKEWEKKGAS